One genomic segment of Amycolatopsis sp. Hca4 includes these proteins:
- a CDS encoding dihydrodipicolinate synthase family protein, protein MTFEEQRRRLSGVVAIPVTPFDAEGAVDGQTYAKLVDRLVTGGIEVVTPNGNTGEFYALDASEARQCLEVTVEAVAGRASVLAGIGHDVSSATRAAVHAREAGADMLMIHQPVHPYVSGDGWVDYHAAIAAAVPELGVVLYVRNPAIAGEQLRALGEAAPNVIGVKYAVPDPVRFGSVARDAGFDRFVWIAGLAELSAPGYFAVGATGFTSGLVNVDPAISLEMFHALSTADYPAAMTVWERIRPFEELRAANGNANNVSVVKEALGRLGLCRPDVRPPSRLLTSTERTQLSRLLSSWGLL, encoded by the coding sequence ATGACGTTCGAGGAGCAGAGGCGGCGGCTTTCCGGGGTGGTGGCCATCCCGGTCACGCCGTTCGACGCCGAGGGCGCCGTCGACGGCCAGACGTACGCGAAGCTGGTGGACCGGCTGGTCACCGGCGGCATCGAGGTCGTGACGCCGAACGGGAACACCGGCGAGTTCTACGCGCTCGACGCGAGCGAGGCGCGGCAGTGCCTGGAGGTCACCGTCGAGGCCGTGGCCGGCCGCGCGAGCGTGCTCGCCGGGATCGGCCACGACGTCTCTTCGGCGACGCGGGCCGCGGTGCACGCGCGGGAGGCCGGCGCCGACATGCTCATGATCCACCAGCCGGTGCACCCGTACGTCTCCGGCGACGGCTGGGTCGACTACCACGCGGCGATCGCCGCGGCGGTGCCGGAGCTCGGGGTCGTGCTCTACGTCCGCAACCCGGCGATCGCCGGTGAGCAGCTGCGTGCGCTCGGGGAGGCGGCGCCGAACGTCATCGGCGTGAAGTACGCGGTGCCGGACCCGGTGCGGTTCGGCTCGGTGGCCCGGGACGCGGGCTTCGACCGGTTCGTGTGGATCGCGGGCCTGGCGGAGCTCTCCGCGCCCGGCTACTTCGCCGTCGGGGCCACCGGCTTCACGTCCGGCCTGGTGAACGTCGACCCGGCGATCTCGCTGGAGATGTTCCACGCACTGTCCACAGCGGACTACCCGGCGGCGATGACGGTCTGGGAGCGGATCCGCCCGTTCGAGGAGCTCCGCGCCGCCAACGGCAACGCCAACAACGTCAGCGTGGTCAAGGAGGCCCTCGGCCGGCTCGGCCTGTGCCGCCCGGACGTCCGCCCCCCGAGCCGGCTGCTGACCAGCACCGAACGGACGCAGCTTTCCCGGCTGCTTTCCTCGTGGGGCCTTCTGTGA
- a CDS encoding GntR family transcriptional regulator, producing the protein MASTSSARRPPPPVSRTDFVRDAVKEAILSGEFGPGETLVESEVGALLGVSKTPVREALRILAGSGLVTMSTYKGAAVRVMDAESAHAVFDLRALLEPEAVRRAVERGADFGEARQVLAGVETGAAAGDRAKASLANRLFHRALYAGCGNPLLVDILDGLRDQAALITVTGWGISPTWQGEAGEHRAILNAAESGNARQAEHLLRRHITDFIDRIAFGLPGERTTETGDPKGAR; encoded by the coding sequence GTGGCGAGCACTTCTTCGGCCCGGAGGCCGCCGCCGCCCGTCTCGCGGACGGATTTCGTACGTGACGCGGTCAAGGAAGCGATCTTGAGCGGCGAGTTCGGGCCGGGTGAAACGCTCGTCGAATCCGAGGTCGGCGCCCTGCTCGGGGTGTCGAAGACGCCGGTGCGCGAGGCCCTGCGGATCCTGGCCGGTTCCGGTTTGGTCACGATGAGCACGTACAAGGGCGCCGCGGTGCGGGTCATGGACGCCGAGAGCGCGCACGCGGTGTTCGACCTGCGCGCGCTGCTGGAGCCCGAAGCCGTCCGGCGGGCCGTCGAGCGGGGTGCGGACTTCGGCGAAGCGCGGCAGGTGCTGGCCGGGGTCGAGACCGGCGCGGCGGCCGGCGACCGGGCGAAGGCCAGCCTGGCCAACCGGCTGTTCCACCGCGCGCTCTACGCCGGCTGCGGGAACCCCTTGCTGGTCGACATCCTCGACGGGCTGCGCGACCAGGCCGCGCTGATCACCGTGACCGGCTGGGGCATCAGCCCCACCTGGCAGGGCGAGGCGGGCGAGCACCGGGCGATCCTCAACGCCGCCGAGAGCGGCAACGCCCGGCAGGCCGAACACCTGCTGCGCAGGCACATCACCGATTTCATCGACCGGATCGCCTTCGGGCTGCCCGGCGAGCGCACCACCGAGACCGGCGATCCGAAGGGGGCCCGATGA
- a CDS encoding extracellular solute-binding protein, with the protein MHRRTGFRFRRVLPALSLAAGLVACGAPGGDGGQAAAPQAVPDKPSKPVELNILDVAGNLQLTKQMIENFKAAHPEVLSKVTYSTAPAPSMAGKLKAEQDGGVAQTHLVLSGTDGLSAGIANGTLAKVLPDFSGRFPNLMQNYLEPAAKMQELANGYGIEVVYYPSGPLLEFNPGAVPAAPTSPQELLDWAKAHPEKFQYAQPSNSGPGRTFLMGLPYLLGDKDPKDPDKGWDKTWAFLQELGKYVKYYPSGTTETMKNLASGSVDMIMSTTGWDINPRKLGTVPNTVKTAIMQPMHWVTDAQYALIPKGLSPDQESAILQLVAWMLKPDQQAIAYDDGYFYPGPAVKDVTLQMAPQKSQDTLRQFGRPEYEQWIAQYPKETSLPAEQQVKAFDKWNQLVGGSKVGKK; encoded by the coding sequence ATGCACCGTCGCACCGGCTTCCGATTCCGAAGAGTGCTGCCGGCGCTGAGCCTCGCCGCCGGTCTGGTGGCCTGCGGCGCGCCCGGCGGCGACGGCGGCCAGGCGGCGGCTCCCCAGGCCGTGCCGGACAAGCCGAGCAAGCCGGTCGAGCTGAACATCCTCGACGTCGCGGGCAACCTGCAGCTGACCAAGCAGATGATCGAGAACTTCAAGGCCGCGCACCCGGAAGTGCTGTCGAAGGTCACCTATTCGACGGCGCCCGCACCGAGCATGGCGGGCAAGCTGAAGGCCGAGCAGGACGGCGGCGTCGCCCAGACGCACCTGGTCCTGAGCGGCACCGACGGGCTTTCGGCGGGCATCGCCAACGGCACGCTGGCCAAGGTGCTGCCGGACTTCTCGGGCCGCTTTCCGAACCTGATGCAGAACTACCTCGAGCCCGCGGCCAAGATGCAGGAGCTGGCCAACGGCTACGGCATCGAGGTCGTCTACTACCCATCGGGCCCGCTGCTGGAGTTCAACCCCGGCGCGGTGCCGGCCGCTCCGACGTCCCCGCAGGAGCTGCTCGACTGGGCGAAGGCGCACCCGGAGAAGTTCCAGTACGCCCAGCCGTCGAACTCCGGCCCGGGCCGGACGTTCCTGATGGGCTTGCCGTACCTGCTGGGCGACAAGGACCCGAAGGACCCGGACAAGGGCTGGGACAAGACCTGGGCGTTCCTGCAGGAGCTCGGCAAGTACGTGAAGTACTACCCGTCGGGCACAACCGAGACGATGAAGAACCTGGCGTCCGGATCGGTGGACATGATCATGTCGACCACCGGCTGGGACATCAACCCACGCAAACTCGGCACGGTGCCCAACACGGTCAAGACGGCGATCATGCAGCCGATGCACTGGGTCACCGACGCCCAGTACGCGCTCATCCCGAAGGGGCTCTCGCCCGACCAGGAGTCGGCGATCCTGCAGCTGGTGGCCTGGATGCTCAAGCCCGACCAGCAGGCGATCGCCTACGACGACGGGTACTTCTACCCCGGCCCGGCGGTCAAGGACGTCACCCTCCAGATGGCGCCGCAGAAGAGCCAGGACACGCTTCGGCAGTTCGGGCGCCCGGAGTACGAGCAGTGGATCGCCCAGTACCCCAAGGAGACGTCGCTGCCTGCCGAGCAGCAGGTCAAGGCGTTCGACAAGTGGAACCAGCTGGTCGGCGGCTCGAAGGTCGGCAAGAAGTGA
- a CDS encoding ABC transporter ATP-binding protein produces MTFGQLRLDGVSRSFGTANALRGLDLAIARGEFVALLGPSGCGKSTALNCLAGLLPLTAGSIWLDDARIDGQPPEQRGFGMVFQNYALFPHMSVRANVGFGLRMRKVGRAETRRRVDEALRLVQLTEHAAKYPAQLSGGQQQRVAIARAVVLEPPVVLMDEPLSNLDAKLRLEMRMEIRRLHQTLGLTTVYVTHDQEEALSLADRLVVLREGTVQQAGTPEEVYAQPVNSYVASFMGYRNLLDVTVTSAAASSVTVEGEGVRLTGRGSLTEGPAKVAIRPEDFVIGDGTENALDVMVEIVEYHGRELSVSARLGTGVPVYFRTDKRLAPGDTARIGVPAERVLVFAP; encoded by the coding sequence GTGACGTTCGGGCAGCTGCGGCTGGACGGCGTCTCGCGCAGCTTCGGCACCGCGAACGCCCTGCGCGGCCTCGACCTCGCCATCGCCAGGGGCGAGTTCGTGGCCCTGCTCGGCCCGTCCGGCTGCGGCAAGTCGACGGCGCTCAACTGCCTGGCCGGCCTGCTGCCCCTGACCGCGGGCAGCATCTGGCTCGACGACGCCCGTATCGACGGGCAGCCGCCCGAGCAGCGCGGGTTCGGGATGGTGTTCCAGAACTACGCGCTGTTCCCGCACATGTCCGTGCGGGCCAACGTCGGCTTCGGCCTCCGCATGCGCAAGGTCGGCCGCGCCGAGACCCGGCGCCGGGTCGACGAAGCGCTCCGCTTGGTGCAGCTGACCGAGCACGCGGCGAAGTACCCCGCCCAGCTCTCCGGCGGCCAGCAGCAGCGCGTCGCCATCGCCCGCGCGGTGGTGCTCGAGCCGCCCGTGGTGCTGATGGACGAGCCGCTGTCCAATCTGGACGCCAAGCTCCGCCTCGAGATGCGGATGGAGATCCGCCGCCTCCACCAGACGCTCGGCCTGACGACGGTGTACGTCACCCACGACCAGGAGGAGGCCCTGTCACTGGCCGACCGCCTGGTGGTGCTGCGCGAGGGCACGGTCCAGCAGGCGGGCACGCCGGAGGAGGTGTACGCCCAGCCGGTGAACAGTTATGTGGCCTCCTTCATGGGGTATCGCAATCTGTTGGACGTGACGGTGACCTCCGCGGCGGCCTCATCGGTCACCGTGGAGGGCGAGGGAGTCCGCCTCACCGGCCGCGGCTCGCTCACGGAGGGCCCGGCGAAGGTGGCGATCCGCCCGGAGGACTTCGTGATCGGCGACGGGACGGAGAACGCCCTCGACGTGATGGTCGAGATCGTCGAGTACCACGGCCGCGAGCTGTCGGTCTCGGCCCGCCTGGGCACCGGCGTGCCGGTGTACTTCCGGACGGACAAGCGCCTCGCCCCCGGTGACACGGCGAGGATAGGCGTGCCGGCTGAGCGGGTCCTGGTGTTCGCGCCATGA
- a CDS encoding ABC transporter permease: protein MTAVATARPALRHRLAERGVDRTLLLLVPGLLVTACLFLYPFLYGLQLSFTPRKGGVFANYARFFGDPYLRDTIWTTLGIALPATFINVLASIPIAYVMRVRVRGKRLLTTILVVPITLGTVLTAQGLIMYGGPAGWLNKVLTVLGVTDQPLPLIHNYTGVLLSLVITGFPFSFLLTLSYLSGIDPSLEKAAATLGANGVQRFRRITLPLLAPGLAITFCLSFVMAFSVFPSAQLVGDPANETRVISIAAYHAAFEEYDYSMGSAVAMLMAVVMLIVIGLVMAWRGTLYRGATGGKG, encoded by the coding sequence ATGACCGCCGTCGCGACTGCTCGGCCGGCGCTCCGGCACCGCCTCGCCGAACGTGGCGTCGATCGGACCCTGCTGCTCCTGGTGCCCGGCCTGCTCGTCACCGCCTGCCTGTTCCTGTACCCCTTCCTCTACGGCCTCCAGCTCTCGTTCACCCCGCGCAAGGGCGGCGTCTTCGCCAACTACGCGCGCTTCTTCGGTGACCCCTACCTGCGCGACACCATCTGGACGACACTCGGCATCGCCCTGCCCGCCACCTTCATCAACGTGCTCGCCAGCATCCCGATCGCCTACGTGATGCGCGTCCGCGTCCGTGGCAAGCGCCTGCTGACCACGATCCTCGTCGTGCCGATCACGCTCGGCACGGTGCTCACCGCGCAGGGCCTGATCATGTACGGCGGGCCGGCAGGCTGGCTGAACAAGGTGCTCACCGTCCTCGGCGTCACCGACCAGCCGCTGCCGCTGATCCACAACTACACCGGTGTGCTCCTCTCCCTGGTGATCACCGGCTTCCCGTTCTCCTTCCTGCTCACGCTGTCCTATCTCTCGGGCATAGACCCCTCCCTGGAGAAGGCAGCCGCGACGCTCGGGGCCAACGGCGTCCAGCGCTTCCGGCGGATCACGCTGCCCCTGCTGGCGCCCGGCCTGGCGATCACCTTCTGCCTCTCGTTCGTCATGGCCTTCTCGGTGTTCCCCTCGGCCCAGCTCGTCGGTGACCCCGCGAACGAGACCCGCGTCATCTCGATCGCCGCCTACCACGCCGCGTTCGAGGAGTACGACTACTCGATGGGCTCGGCCGTGGCGATGCTTATGGCGGTGGTCATGCTGATCGTCATCGGCCTGGTCATGGCGTGGCGCGGCACGCTGTACCGCGGAGCGACCGGAGGCAAGGGATGA
- a CDS encoding ABC transporter permease, producing the protein MTGWVARPGRWVVWTVVAFFFVNLAGVVLSVVVDSFGTQWFGTWLPDGFTTHWYADAWREFGLSDVLLTTAVVALVVIAVSVAVGVPAAYALARRSFPGKRLVMLLFVLPILIPPITYGIPLATVLYKFHLAGTTTGVILANLVPSVPFVVLTMTPFIEQIDPKIEAAARMSGARTVSVFTRILGPLLLPGILAASILVLVRTVGMFELTFLTAGPDSTTLVVALYNSVFAAGIRANQSVDAMAAIYTASMLVLLLIALRFVNPTQLVTRIREEA; encoded by the coding sequence ATGACCGGTTGGGTCGCGCGTCCCGGACGTTGGGTCGTCTGGACCGTCGTCGCGTTCTTCTTCGTCAACCTCGCGGGCGTCGTGCTCTCGGTGGTCGTCGACTCGTTCGGCACCCAGTGGTTCGGCACCTGGCTTCCGGACGGCTTCACCACCCACTGGTACGCCGACGCCTGGCGTGAGTTCGGCCTCTCGGACGTCCTCCTCACGACGGCGGTCGTCGCGCTCGTGGTGATCGCCGTGTCGGTGGCGGTCGGCGTCCCGGCCGCCTACGCGCTGGCCCGCCGCTCGTTCCCCGGCAAGCGCCTGGTGATGCTGCTGTTCGTGCTGCCGATCCTGATCCCTCCCATCACCTACGGCATCCCGCTGGCCACCGTGCTGTACAAGTTCCACCTGGCCGGCACGACCACCGGCGTCATCCTGGCCAACCTCGTGCCTTCGGTGCCGTTCGTCGTGCTGACGATGACGCCGTTCATCGAGCAGATCGACCCGAAGATCGAGGCCGCGGCCCGCATGTCCGGCGCGCGGACCGTCTCGGTGTTCACCCGCATCCTCGGCCCGCTGCTGCTGCCCGGGATCCTGGCCGCCTCGATCCTGGTGCTGGTGCGCACGGTCGGCATGTTCGAGCTGACGTTCCTCACCGCCGGCCCGGACTCGACGACCCTCGTGGTGGCGCTCTACAACTCCGTGTTCGCCGCCGGTATCCGCGCCAACCAGTCCGTCGACGCCATGGCGGCCATCTACACCGCTTCCATGCTCGTGCTCCTTCTCATCGCGTTACGGTTCGTGAACCCGACCCAGCTGGTGACCCGGATCCGGGAGGAGGCCTGA
- a CDS encoding MerR family transcriptional regulator, producing MQYSTGELAHRTGLTVKAVRFYSDRGLVPPSGRNAAGQRRYDEAALARLDVIRILRDLGIDLATIRRVIEGETTVAEVAAEHAVSVEAQIGVLRRRRVVLNAVANRGSHPEEAGLAHQRGLLSEVERQCLVGDFLADALGDRPELAGVARTLTPELPEQPSPEQAEAWIELAALMRDTEFRANLRRLADGHVAGLRRDLAAEVRDAVTPAVMATIVPKSPAAKAIVDGLGRDPGELREWLGVVSDPRRERYVELLGVINGWAAPESLAPAFDWLAEAMAA from the coding sequence ATGCAGTATTCGACCGGCGAACTCGCTCACCGGACCGGCCTGACGGTCAAGGCCGTCCGGTTCTACTCGGATCGCGGCCTGGTGCCGCCGTCCGGGCGCAACGCCGCGGGCCAACGCCGTTATGACGAGGCCGCGCTCGCCCGGCTCGACGTCATCCGCATCCTTCGCGACCTCGGGATCGACCTGGCCACCATCCGGCGGGTGATCGAGGGAGAGACCACCGTCGCGGAGGTGGCGGCGGAGCACGCCGTGTCGGTGGAGGCGCAGATCGGCGTGCTGCGCCGGCGAAGGGTAGTACTGAACGCCGTGGCGAACCGCGGCTCGCACCCCGAAGAGGCGGGGCTCGCGCACCAGCGAGGCCTGTTGTCCGAAGTGGAGCGGCAATGCCTGGTCGGCGACTTCCTCGCCGACGCCTTGGGCGATCGGCCCGAGCTGGCTGGAGTAGCCCGCACCCTGACCCCGGAGCTGCCCGAGCAACCCAGCCCGGAGCAGGCCGAGGCGTGGATCGAGCTGGCCGCGCTGATGCGGGACACGGAGTTCCGTGCGAACCTGCGCCGGCTCGCGGACGGCCACGTCGCGGGTCTGCGTCGCGACCTGGCGGCCGAGGTGCGGGACGCCGTCACCCCGGCCGTCATGGCCACGATCGTGCCGAAGTCCCCGGCGGCGAAGGCGATCGTCGACGGCCTGGGGCGCGATCCCGGCGAGCTCCGGGAATGGCTCGGCGTCGTCAGCGATCCGCGTCGGGAGCGCTATGTGGAGCTATTGGGGGTGATCAACGGCTGGGCGGCACCGGAAAGCCTGGCTCCCGCCTTCGACTGGCTGGCCGAGGCCATGGCAGCCTGA
- the thrS gene encoding threonine--tRNA ligase, with the protein MPDHRKLGRELGLFGTDPLIGAGLPYWLPDGAIVRHSLEEYVHGLERRAGYRHVHSPVLAKRELYEISGHWSHYRDDMYPPMDVGGEQLVLRPSLCPHHALIYRSRGRSYRELPLRIAEIGGMYRAELSGALGGLNRVRAIQLNDAHVFCRLDQVEAEATAALALIRQAYDALGISPLRYRLSLPGPGGKYVPGKWDEAVAILRSVLDGLPYEAVEGEAAFYGPKIDVQIADGAGRESTLSTVQVDFHQPAQFGLEYVGADGAKHRPVMVHRSIIGSVERAVAQLIEVHGGAFPAWLAPVQLRLLPVSAAELPYAQAVLDRCGDLRAEIAADGSLGARIRDGRLVPYQAVIGPQEVAAEQLSVRLRDGSRLDARPAEEALASIRDAVRLPWPRPASRRREPGFPVPPSR; encoded by the coding sequence ATGCCCGACCACCGCAAGCTCGGCCGCGAGCTCGGCCTGTTCGGCACCGACCCGCTGATCGGCGCCGGCCTGCCCTACTGGCTGCCCGACGGCGCGATCGTCCGCCACAGCCTGGAGGAGTACGTCCACGGCCTCGAACGGCGTGCGGGCTACCGGCACGTCCATTCGCCGGTGCTCGCCAAACGCGAGCTGTACGAGATCTCCGGGCACTGGTCGCACTACCGCGACGACATGTACCCGCCCATGGACGTCGGCGGCGAGCAGCTCGTGCTCCGGCCGAGCCTGTGCCCGCACCACGCGCTGATCTACCGTTCCCGAGGCCGCAGCTACCGCGAGCTGCCGCTGCGGATCGCCGAGATCGGCGGGATGTACCGGGCCGAGCTGTCCGGCGCGCTCGGCGGCTTGAACCGGGTGCGCGCGATCCAGCTCAACGACGCGCACGTCTTCTGCCGCCTTGACCAGGTCGAAGCCGAGGCCACCGCCGCGCTGGCCCTGATCCGGCAGGCTTACGACGCGCTCGGCATCAGCCCGCTCCGCTACCGCCTTTCGCTGCCCGGCCCCGGCGGCAAGTACGTGCCGGGGAAATGGGATGAAGCCGTGGCGATCCTCCGTTCTGTGCTGGACGGCCTTCCGTACGAGGCCGTCGAGGGTGAAGCGGCGTTCTACGGGCCGAAGATCGACGTCCAAATCGCCGACGGCGCCGGCCGCGAATCGACCCTGTCCACCGTCCAGGTCGACTTCCACCAGCCCGCGCAGTTCGGCCTGGAGTACGTCGGCGCCGACGGGGCGAAGCACCGGCCGGTCATGGTCCACCGGAGCATCATCGGCAGCGTCGAGCGCGCGGTCGCCCAGCTGATCGAGGTCCACGGCGGTGCGTTCCCGGCCTGGCTCGCGCCCGTGCAGCTTCGGCTGCTGCCGGTGTCCGCCGCCGAGCTGCCGTACGCCCAAGCCGTCCTGGACCGGTGCGGTGACCTCCGGGCGGAGATCGCCGCCGACGGCAGCCTCGGCGCGCGGATCCGAGACGGCCGGCTGGTGCCCTACCAGGCCGTGATCGGGCCACAGGAGGTCGCCGCCGAGCAGCTTTCGGTGCGGCTGCGGGACGGAAGCCGCCTCGACGCCCGACCGGCAGAGGAGGCACTGGCCTCGATCCGGGACGCGGTCAGGCTGCCATGGCCTCGGCCAGCCAGTCGAAGGCGGGAGCCAGGCTTTCCGGTGCCGCCCAGCCGTTGA
- a CDS encoding heme-degrading domain-containing protein, whose protein sequence is MTEADRLAQLAEQEERLQFTKFDNETALALGRQMLDAAQERGLSVTISIRRNGQRLFHAALPGTSADNDAWIDRKSRVVDRYGHSSFLIGTQFRAKGGSFEEHSRLDLDQYAAHGGVFPVLVRGVGPIGTVGVSGLPQADDHAFVVEQLELFLGS, encoded by the coding sequence ATGACCGAAGCCGACCGCCTCGCCCAGCTCGCCGAGCAGGAGGAACGCCTCCAGTTCACGAAGTTCGACAACGAGACCGCGCTCGCCCTCGGCCGGCAGATGCTGGACGCCGCCCAGGAACGCGGGCTCTCGGTGACGATCTCGATCCGGCGCAACGGCCAGCGCCTCTTCCACGCCGCACTGCCCGGCACCTCGGCCGACAACGACGCCTGGATCGACCGCAAGAGCCGCGTCGTCGACCGCTACGGCCACAGCTCCTTCCTGATCGGGACCCAGTTCCGCGCCAAGGGCGGCTCGTTCGAGGAGCACTCCCGGCTCGACCTGGACCAGTACGCGGCCCACGGTGGCGTCTTCCCCGTGCTGGTGCGCGGGGTCGGGCCGATCGGCACGGTCGGCGTGTCCGGGCTTCCGCAGGCCGACGACCACGCCTTCGTCGTCGAGCAGCTGGAGCTGTTCCTCGGCAGCTGA
- a CDS encoding VOC family protein: MLNSAELVAFAPSTDLERSRAFYTDVAGLEFIEQTPFACVVRSGATMLRVTAVAEFTPQPFTVLGWAVPDIRAAVAELRGRGVEFLTYDTLPQDTDKIWTTPGGRIAWFPDPDGNVLSLTEFAPW; the protein is encoded by the coding sequence GTGCTCAACTCAGCGGAATTGGTCGCCTTCGCACCGTCGACCGACCTCGAGCGCTCGCGCGCCTTCTACACGGATGTCGCCGGGCTCGAGTTCATCGAGCAGACCCCCTTCGCGTGCGTCGTCCGCAGCGGCGCAACCATGCTGCGCGTCACCGCCGTCGCCGAGTTCACGCCGCAGCCGTTCACGGTGCTCGGCTGGGCGGTCCCGGACATCCGGGCGGCGGTGGCCGAGCTGCGTGGCCGTGGCGTGGAGTTCCTCACCTACGACACGTTGCCACAGGACACCGACAAAATCTGGACCACACCGGGCGGCCGGATCGCGTGGTTCCCCGATCCGGACGGCAACGTGCTGTCGCTGACCGAATTCGCCCCCTGGTAA
- a CDS encoding M20 family metallopeptidase, producing MTGPTDLPTLPGTPFAGLLDDARALQDRTVALRRAVHRHPEQGLHLPRTQAAIREALDGLPLEITEGKATTSLTAVLRGARPGPAVLLRGDMDALPLTEETGLDFASEDPESMHACGHDTHVAMLASAARLLAERQEQLAGSVVFMFQPGEEGHHGARFMIHEGVLDAAGPRVERAFGVHILANARSGLLQLRPGPLMASADSFHVRVTGKGGHGSAPQYTIDPVPAAAAMVGALHTMITRRVSVFDPAVLSVTRIQAGTTSNIIPETAELEGTIRTLSEQTRALVRAELPKVCEQVGAAYGCRVVADVEPGYPVTVNDDRIAAEVLELGAAVLGRDNVELLADPLMGAEDFSYVLQRVPGAYAFLGACPPGVDPTEAAANHSNRVLFDEDAMPSGVAMLAAFALDALR from the coding sequence ATGACCGGCCCCACTGACCTGCCCACCTTGCCCGGCACGCCGTTCGCCGGGCTCCTCGACGACGCGCGGGCGCTGCAAGACCGCACGGTCGCCCTCCGGCGGGCCGTGCACCGCCACCCGGAACAGGGCCTGCACCTGCCGCGCACGCAGGCGGCGATCCGGGAGGCCCTCGACGGCCTGCCGCTCGAGATCACCGAGGGCAAGGCCACGACGTCGCTGACGGCCGTCCTGCGCGGCGCGCGGCCCGGTCCGGCGGTGCTGCTGCGCGGCGACATGGACGCGCTGCCGCTGACCGAGGAGACCGGCCTCGACTTCGCGTCGGAGGACCCGGAGTCGATGCACGCGTGCGGGCACGACACGCACGTCGCGATGCTGGCCTCGGCGGCGCGGCTGCTCGCGGAGCGGCAGGAGCAGCTGGCCGGGTCGGTCGTGTTCATGTTCCAGCCGGGTGAGGAGGGTCACCACGGCGCCCGGTTCATGATCCACGAAGGCGTCCTCGACGCGGCCGGCCCGCGGGTCGAGCGCGCGTTCGGCGTGCACATCCTCGCCAACGCGCGCTCCGGGCTGCTGCAGCTGCGGCCCGGTCCGCTGATGGCGTCGGCGGACTCGTTCCACGTGCGCGTGACCGGCAAGGGCGGCCACGGCTCCGCGCCGCAGTACACGATCGACCCGGTGCCGGCCGCCGCGGCGATGGTCGGGGCGCTGCACACGATGATCACGCGCCGGGTCAGCGTGTTCGACCCCGCGGTGCTCTCGGTGACCCGGATCCAGGCCGGGACGACGTCGAACATCATCCCGGAGACCGCCGAGCTCGAAGGCACCATCCGCACGCTGTCCGAGCAGACGCGCGCGCTGGTCCGCGCCGAGCTGCCCAAGGTGTGCGAGCAGGTCGGCGCGGCCTACGGCTGCCGCGTGGTCGCCGACGTCGAGCCGGGCTACCCGGTGACGGTGAACGACGACCGGATCGCCGCCGAGGTGCTGGAGCTCGGCGCGGCCGTGCTGGGCCGGGACAACGTCGAGCTGCTCGCCGACCCGCTGATGGGCGCGGAGGACTTTTCCTACGTCCTGCAACGCGTCCCCGGCGCGTACGCGTTCCTCGGCGCGTGCCCGCCCGGCGTCGACCCCACGGAGGCGGCGGCGAACCACTCCAACCGCGTGCTCTTCGACGAGGACGCGATGCCCAGCGGCGTCGCGATGCTCGCCGCGTTCGCGCTCGACGCGCTGCGTTAG
- a CDS encoding tRNA adenosine deaminase-associated protein, protein MAVEEPVTGFAVAVVREDGRWRCSALDPGALTELDAAITELGKLRSTGASFGLLAVDDEFFVIVRPSPRGPSLLLSDAAAALDYDIAADVLDVLRVDPPDEEDDSVWPEGDLEILADLGLPGPELEVIVGEVDLYPDEQLQMVAQRCGFGSEFAKLLDEL, encoded by the coding sequence ATGGCGGTGGAAGAGCCGGTCACGGGCTTCGCGGTGGCTGTGGTCCGAGAAGACGGTCGGTGGCGGTGCAGTGCGCTGGACCCGGGGGCGTTGACCGAGCTCGACGCGGCGATCACGGAACTGGGCAAACTACGTTCCACCGGCGCGAGCTTCGGGCTGCTGGCGGTCGACGACGAGTTCTTCGTGATCGTCCGGCCGAGCCCCCGGGGGCCGTCGTTGCTGCTCTCGGACGCGGCGGCGGCGCTGGACTACGACATCGCGGCGGACGTCCTCGACGTCCTGCGCGTCGACCCACCGGATGAGGAGGACGACTCCGTCTGGCCCGAGGGCGACCTGGAGATCCTGGCCGACCTGGGGCTGCCCGGGCCGGAGCTGGAGGTCATCGTCGGCGAGGTCGACCTGTACCCGGACGAGCAGCTGCAGATGGTCGCGCAGCGCTGCGGGTTCGGCAGCGAGTTCGCCAAGCTCCTGGACGAGCTCTGA